One Streptomyces sp. NBC_00554 DNA segment encodes these proteins:
- the meaB gene encoding methylmalonyl Co-A mutase-associated GTPase MeaB, which yields MQDVASLVAQAREGRPRAVARLISLVEGASEQLREVMAALAPLAGNAYVVGLTGSPGVGKSTSTSALVTAYRRQGKRVGVLAVDPSSPFSGGALLGDRVRMSEHASDPGVYIRSMATRGHLGGLAWAAPQAIRVLDAAGCDVVLVETVGVGQSEVEIASQADTSVVLLAPGMGDGIQAAKAGILEIGDVYVVNKADRDGADATARELNHMLGLGESRGPGAWRPPIVKTVASRGEGIDEVVEALEKHRAWMEEHGVLTERRLSRASHEIETIAVTALRQRIGDLHGDRRLGALAERIVAGELDPYRAADSLVEGLREG from the coding sequence ATGCAGGACGTCGCCTCACTGGTGGCCCAGGCCAGGGAAGGCCGGCCGCGGGCCGTGGCCCGGCTGATCTCCCTGGTGGAGGGGGCGTCCGAGCAACTCCGCGAGGTCATGGCCGCGCTCGCCCCGCTCGCCGGGAACGCGTACGTCGTCGGACTCACCGGCTCGCCCGGCGTGGGCAAGTCGACGTCCACGTCGGCGCTGGTGACCGCGTACCGGCGGCAGGGCAAGCGGGTCGGCGTCCTCGCGGTCGACCCGTCCTCGCCGTTCTCCGGAGGCGCGCTGCTCGGCGACCGCGTGCGGATGTCCGAGCACGCCTCCGACCCCGGTGTGTACATCCGCTCCATGGCGACCCGGGGCCACCTCGGCGGGCTCGCCTGGGCGGCCCCCCAGGCGATCCGCGTCCTGGACGCGGCGGGCTGTGACGTGGTGCTCGTCGAGACGGTCGGTGTCGGGCAGTCCGAGGTCGAGATCGCCTCGCAGGCCGACACGTCCGTGGTGCTCCTCGCCCCCGGAATGGGCGACGGCATCCAGGCGGCCAAGGCCGGCATCCTCGAGATCGGCGACGTGTACGTCGTCAACAAGGCCGACCGGGACGGGGCCGATGCCACCGCCCGTGAGTTGAACCACATGCTCGGCCTCGGCGAGTCCCGCGGCCCCGGTGCCTGGCGTCCCCCGATCGTCAAGACGGTCGCTTCGCGGGGCGAGGGCATCGACGAGGTCGTCGAAGCGCTGGAGAAGCACCGGGCGTGGATGGAGGAGCACGGGGTGCTCACCGAGCGTCGCCTCTCCCGGGCCTCCCACGAGATCGAGACGATCGCCGTCACCGCGCTGCGGCAACGGATCGGCGACCTCCACGGGGACCGACGCCTCGGCGCACTCGCGGAGCGGATCGTGGCGGGGGAGCTGGACCCCTACCGGGCGGCGGATTCGCTGGTGGAGGGTTTGCGGGAGGGCTGA
- a CDS encoding acetyl-CoA C-acetyltransferase encodes MSGTNSTTSVIVAGARTPMGRLLGSLKSFSGADLGGFAIKAALDRAGIGGDQVQYVIMGQVLQAGAGQIPARQAAVKAGIPMSVPALTINKVCLSGLDAIALADQLIRAGEFEIVVAGGQESMTNAPHLLPKSREGFKYGAIEMLDAMAYDGLTDAFENIAMGESTEKHNTRLGIVRPEQDEIAALSHQRAAAAQKNGIFEAEITPIEIPQRKGEAVVFSKDEGIRAETTVESLGKLRPAFTRDGTITAGTSSQISDGAAAVVVMSKAKALELGLDWIAEIGAHGNVAGPDNSLQSQPSNAILHALKKEGLDVSALDLIEINEAFAAVAVQSMKDLGVSTDKVNVNGGAIALGHPIGMSGARLVLHLALELKRRGGGVGAAALCGGGGQGDALIVRVPKG; translated from the coding sequence ATGTCTGGAACGAACAGCACGACCTCGGTGATCGTCGCGGGCGCCCGTACGCCCATGGGACGGTTGCTGGGCTCGCTGAAGTCCTTCTCCGGAGCCGACCTCGGCGGCTTCGCGATCAAGGCCGCCCTCGACCGTGCGGGCATCGGCGGCGACCAGGTGCAGTACGTGATCATGGGCCAGGTGCTCCAGGCCGGGGCAGGGCAGATCCCGGCACGCCAGGCCGCGGTCAAGGCGGGCATCCCGATGAGCGTCCCCGCCCTCACCATCAACAAGGTCTGCCTCTCGGGCCTCGACGCCATCGCGCTCGCCGACCAGCTCATCCGTGCAGGTGAGTTCGAGATCGTCGTCGCCGGTGGCCAGGAGTCCATGACCAACGCGCCCCACCTCCTCCCGAAGTCCCGCGAGGGCTTCAAGTACGGCGCGATCGAGATGCTCGACGCCATGGCGTACGACGGCCTGACCGACGCCTTCGAGAACATCGCCATGGGCGAGTCGACGGAGAAGCACAACACCCGCCTGGGCATCGTCCGCCCCGAGCAGGACGAGATCGCGGCCCTCTCGCACCAGCGCGCGGCCGCCGCCCAGAAGAACGGCATCTTCGAGGCGGAGATCACCCCCATCGAGATCCCGCAGCGCAAGGGCGAGGCCGTCGTCTTCAGCAAGGACGAGGGCATCCGCGCCGAGACGACGGTGGAGTCGCTGGGCAAGCTGCGCCCGGCGTTCACCAGGGACGGCACGATCACGGCCGGCACCTCGTCCCAGATCTCGGACGGCGCCGCGGCCGTCGTGGTCATGAGCAAGGCGAAGGCGCTGGAGCTCGGCCTCGACTGGATCGCCGAGATCGGCGCCCACGGGAACGTCGCCGGACCGGACAACTCGCTCCAGTCGCAGCCCTCCAACGCCATCCTGCACGCCCTGAAGAAGGAGGGCCTGGACGTCTCGGCTCTCGACCTGATCGAGATCAACGAGGCCTTCGCGGCGGTCGCCGTGCAGTCAATGAAGGACCTCGGGGTGTCCACCGACAAGGTGAACGTCAACGGCGGAGCCATCGCCTTGGGTCACCCGATCGGGATGTCCGGCGCGCGGCTCGTACTGCACCTCGCCCTCGAACTGAAGCGGCGGGGCGGCGGTGTGGGCGCCGCCGCGCTGTGCGGTGGCGGTGGTCAGGGTGACGCGCTGATCGTGCGGGTACCCAAGGGCTGA
- the mce gene encoding methylmalonyl-CoA epimerase: protein MLTRIDHIGIACFDLDRTVEFYRATYGFEVYHSEVNEEQGVREAMLKINETSDGGASYLQLLEPTREDSTVAKWLAKNGEGVHHIAFGTADVDADAADIKDKGVRVLYDEPRIGSMGSRITFLHPKDCHGVLTELVTSAPVESPEH, encoded by the coding sequence ATGCTGACGCGAATCGACCACATTGGGATCGCCTGTTTCGACCTCGACAGGACAGTCGAGTTCTACCGGGCCACGTACGGCTTCGAGGTCTACCACTCCGAGGTCAATGAGGAGCAGGGCGTACGCGAGGCCATGCTCAAGATCAACGAGACGTCCGACGGCGGCGCCTCCTACCTCCAGCTGCTCGAACCCACCCGCGAGGACTCCACCGTCGCGAAGTGGCTGGCCAAGAACGGCGAGGGCGTCCATCACATCGCCTTCGGCACCGCGGACGTGGACGCCGATGCCGCGGACATCAAGGACAAGGGCGTACGAGTGCTGTACGACGAGCCCCGGATCGGGTCGATGGGCTCCCGGATCACCTTCCTGCATCCAAAGGATTGCCATGGCGTCCTGACAGAACTGGTCACTTCGGCGCCTGTTGAGTCACCTGAGCACTGA